In Apus apus isolate bApuApu2 chromosome 5, bApuApu2.pri.cur, whole genome shotgun sequence, the following are encoded in one genomic region:
- the FERMT2 gene encoding fermitin family homolog 2 isoform X3, giving the protein MALDGIRMPDGCYADGTWELSVHVTDLSRDVTLRVTGEIHIGGVMLRLVEKLDVKKDWSDHALWWEKKKTWLLKTHWTLDKYGIQADAKLQFTPQHKLLRLQLPNMKYVKVKVNFSDRVFKAVSDICKTFNIRHPEELSLLRKPRDPSKKKKKKLDDQCEDDAFELEGPLITPGSGNIYSSPGLYSKTMTPTYDAHDGSPLSPTSAWFGDSALSEGNPGILAVSQPVTSPESLAKMYKPQALLDKAKINQGWLDSSRSLMEQEVKENEALLLRFKYYSFFDLNPKYDAIRINQLYEQSKWAILLEEIECTEEEMMMFAALQYHINKLSIMSSENHLNNSDKDVDEVDAALSDLEITLEGGKTSTILGDITSIPELADYIKVFKPKKLTLKGYKPYWCTFKDTSISCYKSKEESNGTPAHQMNLRGCEVTPDVNISGQKFNIKLLIPVAEGMNEIWLRCDNETQYASWMAACRLASKGKTMADSSYGMEVQNILSFLKMQHLNPDPQLIPEQITTDINPECLVSPRYLKKYKNKQPGYVRDLITARILEAHQNVAQMSLIEAKMRFIQAWQSLPEFGITHFIARFQGGKKEELIGIAYNRLIRMDASTGDAVKTWRFSNMKQWNVNWEIKMVTVEFADDVRVSFICTEVDCKVVHEFIGGYIFLSTRAKDQNESLDEEMFYKLTSGWV; this is encoded by the exons ATGTCAAGAAGGACTGGTCGGATCACGCGCTGTggtgggaaaagaagaaaacttggCTCCTTAAAACGCACTGGACGTTGGACAAATACGGGATACAGGCTGATGCCAAGCTCCAGTTCACACCTCAGCACAAGCTGCTTCGCCTCCAGCTGCCCAACATGAAGTATGTCAAGGTGAAGGTCAACTTCTCGGACAGGGTCTTCAAGGCTGTTTCTGACATCTGCAAAACGTTCA ACATCAGGCACCCAGAAGAGCTCTCCCTTTTGAGGAAACCCAGAGATccctccaagaaaaaaaagaagaagttGGATGATCAATGTGAAGATGATGCCTTCGAGCTGGAGGGGCCGCTGATCACTCCGGGGTCTG GAAACATTTATTCCAGCCCAGGACTCTACAGCAAAACGATGACCCCCACCTATGACGCTCACGATGGCAGTCCCTTGTCACCCACCTCAGCCTGGTTTGGGGACAGTGCCCTGTCGGAGGGTAACCCAGGCATCCTGGCAGTCAGCCAGCCCGTCACCTCCCCGGAGTCCTTAGCAAAAATGTACAAGCCACAGGCCCTGCTCGATAAAGCCAAAATCAACCAAGG GTGGCTGGATTCATCCCGATCTCTTATGGAGCAGGAGGTGAAGGAAAACGAAGCTTTGCTGCTCCGGTTCAAGTACTACAGCTTTTTTGACCTGAATCCAAAG tacGACGCCATCAGGATCAACCAGCTGTACGAGCAGTCCAAGTGGGCCATTCTGCTGGAGGAGATCGAGTGCACGGAGGAAGAAATGATGATGTTTGCAGCCCTGCAG TACCACATCAACAAGTTGTCCATCATGTCCTCGGAAAACCACCTGAACAACAGTGACAAGGACGTGGACGAGGTGGATGCTGCCCTCTCAGATCTGGAAATCACTTTGGAGGGTGGCAAAACGTCGACCATCCTG GGTGACATCACTTCCATCCCGGAGCTCGCCGACTACATTAAAGTCTTCAA GCCCAAGAAGCTGACGTTGAAAGGCTACAAGCCCTACTGGTGCACCTTCAAAGATACCTCTATCTCCTGCtataaaagcaaagaggaaTCCAACGGGACTCCTGCACACCAGATGAACCTGAGAG GATGTGAAGTTACCCCTGATGTGAACATCTCTGGTCAGAAGTTTAACATCAAGCTTCTGATTCCAGTGGCAGAGGGAATGAATGAGATCTGGCTTCGCTGCGATAAC GAGACACAGTACGCCAGCTGGATGGCCGCCTGCCGCCTGGCCTCCAAGGGCAAGACCATGGCTGACAGCTCCTACGGCATGGAGGTGCAGAACATCCTCTCCTTCctaaaaatgcagcatttgaaCCCAGACCCACAGCTGATCCCGGAACAAATCACCACCGACATTAACCCCGAGTGTCTGGTTTCTCCTCGTTAcctgaaaaaatacaagaacaaGCAG CCAGGCTATGTAAGAGACTTG ATCACGGCGCGCATCCTGGAGGCCCATCAGAACGTGGCCCAGATGAGTCTGATCGAGGCCAAGATGCGGTTCATCCAGGCCTGGCAGTCGCTGCCCGAGTTCGGCATCACGCACTTCATCGCAAG GTTCCAGGGGGGCAAGAAGGAGGAGCTGATCGGCATCGCCTACAACCGGCTGATCCGGATGGACGCGAGCACGGGCGACGCCGTCAAGACCTGGAGGTTCAGCAACATGAAGCAATGGAACGTGAACTGGGAGATCAAAATG GTGACCGTGGAGTTCGCGGACGATGTCCGGGTGTCCTTCATCTGCACGGAGGTGGATTGCAAGGTGGTTCACGAGTTCATTGGTGGCTACATCTTCCTGTCGACGCGGGCGAAAGACCAGAACGAGAGTTTAGACGAGGAGATGTTCTACAAACTGACCAGCGGGTGGGTGTGA
- the FERMT2 gene encoding fermitin family homolog 2 isoform X4 yields MALDGIRMPDGCYADGTWELSVHVTDLSRDVTLRVTGEIHIGGVMLRLVEKLDVKKDWSDHALWWEKKKTWLLKTHWTLDKYGIQADAKLQFTPQHKLLRLQLPNMKYVKVKVNFSDRVFKAVSDICKTFNIRHPEELSLLRKPRDPSKKKKKKLDDQCEDDAFELEGPLITPGSGNIYSSPGLYSKTMTPTYDAHDGSPLSPTSAWFGDSALSEGNPGILAVSQPVTSPESLAKMYKPQALLDKAKINQGWLDSSRSLMEQEVKENEALLLRFKYYSFFDLNPKYDAIRINQLYEQSKWAILLEEIECTEEEMMMFAALQYHINKLSIMSSENHLNNSDKDVDEVDAALSDLEITLEGGKTSTILGDITSIPELADYIKVFKPKKLTLKGYKPYWCTFKDTSISCYKSKEESNGTPAHQMNLRGCEVTPDVNISGQKFNIKLLIPVAEGMNEIWLRCDNETQYASWMAACRLASKGKTMADSSYGMEVQNILSFLKMQHLNPDPQLIPEQITTDINPECLVSPRYLKKYKNKQITARILEAHQNVAQMSLIEAKMRFIQAWQSLPEFGITHFIARFQGGKKEELIGIAYNRLIRMDASTGDAVKTWRFSNMKQWNVNWEIKMVTVEFADDVRVSFICTEVDCKVVHEFIGGYIFLSTRAKDQNESLDEEMFYKLTSGWV; encoded by the exons ATGTCAAGAAGGACTGGTCGGATCACGCGCTGTggtgggaaaagaagaaaacttggCTCCTTAAAACGCACTGGACGTTGGACAAATACGGGATACAGGCTGATGCCAAGCTCCAGTTCACACCTCAGCACAAGCTGCTTCGCCTCCAGCTGCCCAACATGAAGTATGTCAAGGTGAAGGTCAACTTCTCGGACAGGGTCTTCAAGGCTGTTTCTGACATCTGCAAAACGTTCA ACATCAGGCACCCAGAAGAGCTCTCCCTTTTGAGGAAACCCAGAGATccctccaagaaaaaaaagaagaagttGGATGATCAATGTGAAGATGATGCCTTCGAGCTGGAGGGGCCGCTGATCACTCCGGGGTCTG GAAACATTTATTCCAGCCCAGGACTCTACAGCAAAACGATGACCCCCACCTATGACGCTCACGATGGCAGTCCCTTGTCACCCACCTCAGCCTGGTTTGGGGACAGTGCCCTGTCGGAGGGTAACCCAGGCATCCTGGCAGTCAGCCAGCCCGTCACCTCCCCGGAGTCCTTAGCAAAAATGTACAAGCCACAGGCCCTGCTCGATAAAGCCAAAATCAACCAAGG GTGGCTGGATTCATCCCGATCTCTTATGGAGCAGGAGGTGAAGGAAAACGAAGCTTTGCTGCTCCGGTTCAAGTACTACAGCTTTTTTGACCTGAATCCAAAG tacGACGCCATCAGGATCAACCAGCTGTACGAGCAGTCCAAGTGGGCCATTCTGCTGGAGGAGATCGAGTGCACGGAGGAAGAAATGATGATGTTTGCAGCCCTGCAG TACCACATCAACAAGTTGTCCATCATGTCCTCGGAAAACCACCTGAACAACAGTGACAAGGACGTGGACGAGGTGGATGCTGCCCTCTCAGATCTGGAAATCACTTTGGAGGGTGGCAAAACGTCGACCATCCTG GGTGACATCACTTCCATCCCGGAGCTCGCCGACTACATTAAAGTCTTCAA GCCCAAGAAGCTGACGTTGAAAGGCTACAAGCCCTACTGGTGCACCTTCAAAGATACCTCTATCTCCTGCtataaaagcaaagaggaaTCCAACGGGACTCCTGCACACCAGATGAACCTGAGAG GATGTGAAGTTACCCCTGATGTGAACATCTCTGGTCAGAAGTTTAACATCAAGCTTCTGATTCCAGTGGCAGAGGGAATGAATGAGATCTGGCTTCGCTGCGATAAC GAGACACAGTACGCCAGCTGGATGGCCGCCTGCCGCCTGGCCTCCAAGGGCAAGACCATGGCTGACAGCTCCTACGGCATGGAGGTGCAGAACATCCTCTCCTTCctaaaaatgcagcatttgaaCCCAGACCCACAGCTGATCCCGGAACAAATCACCACCGACATTAACCCCGAGTGTCTGGTTTCTCCTCGTTAcctgaaaaaatacaagaacaaGCAG ATCACGGCGCGCATCCTGGAGGCCCATCAGAACGTGGCCCAGATGAGTCTGATCGAGGCCAAGATGCGGTTCATCCAGGCCTGGCAGTCGCTGCCCGAGTTCGGCATCACGCACTTCATCGCAAG GTTCCAGGGGGGCAAGAAGGAGGAGCTGATCGGCATCGCCTACAACCGGCTGATCCGGATGGACGCGAGCACGGGCGACGCCGTCAAGACCTGGAGGTTCAGCAACATGAAGCAATGGAACGTGAACTGGGAGATCAAAATG GTGACCGTGGAGTTCGCGGACGATGTCCGGGTGTCCTTCATCTGCACGGAGGTGGATTGCAAGGTGGTTCACGAGTTCATTGGTGGCTACATCTTCCTGTCGACGCGGGCGAAAGACCAGAACGAGAGTTTAGACGAGGAGATGTTCTACAAACTGACCAGCGGGTGGGTGTGA
- the FERMT2 gene encoding fermitin family homolog 2 isoform X1, whose protein sequence is MALDGIRMPDGCYADGTWELSVHVTDLSRDVTLRVTGEIHIGGVMLRLVEKLDVKKDWSDHALWWEKKKTWLLKTHWTLDKYGIQADAKLQFTPQHKLLRLQLPNMKYVKVKVNFSDRVFKAVSDICKTFNIRHPEELSLLRKPRDPSKKKKKKLDDQCEDDAFELEGPLITPGSGTDILYIGPVKGNIYSSPGLYSKTMTPTYDAHDGSPLSPTSAWFGDSALSEGNPGILAVSQPVTSPESLAKMYKPQALLDKAKINQGWLDSSRSLMEQEVKENEALLLRFKYYSFFDLNPKYDAIRINQLYEQSKWAILLEEIECTEEEMMMFAALQYHINKLSIMSSENHLNNSDKDVDEVDAALSDLEITLEGGKTSTILGDITSIPELADYIKVFKPKKLTLKGYKPYWCTFKDTSISCYKSKEESNGTPAHQMNLRGCEVTPDVNISGQKFNIKLLIPVAEGMNEIWLRCDNETQYASWMAACRLASKGKTMADSSYGMEVQNILSFLKMQHLNPDPQLIPEQITTDINPECLVSPRYLKKYKNKQPGYVRDLITARILEAHQNVAQMSLIEAKMRFIQAWQSLPEFGITHFIARFQGGKKEELIGIAYNRLIRMDASTGDAVKTWRFSNMKQWNVNWEIKMVTVEFADDVRVSFICTEVDCKVVHEFIGGYIFLSTRAKDQNESLDEEMFYKLTSGWV, encoded by the exons ATGTCAAGAAGGACTGGTCGGATCACGCGCTGTggtgggaaaagaagaaaacttggCTCCTTAAAACGCACTGGACGTTGGACAAATACGGGATACAGGCTGATGCCAAGCTCCAGTTCACACCTCAGCACAAGCTGCTTCGCCTCCAGCTGCCCAACATGAAGTATGTCAAGGTGAAGGTCAACTTCTCGGACAGGGTCTTCAAGGCTGTTTCTGACATCTGCAAAACGTTCA ACATCAGGCACCCAGAAGAGCTCTCCCTTTTGAGGAAACCCAGAGATccctccaagaaaaaaaagaagaagttGGATGATCAATGTGAAGATGATGCCTTCGAGCTGGAGGGGCCGCTGATCACTCCGGGGTCTG GCACCGATATTCTTTACATCGGCCCCGTCAAAG GAAACATTTATTCCAGCCCAGGACTCTACAGCAAAACGATGACCCCCACCTATGACGCTCACGATGGCAGTCCCTTGTCACCCACCTCAGCCTGGTTTGGGGACAGTGCCCTGTCGGAGGGTAACCCAGGCATCCTGGCAGTCAGCCAGCCCGTCACCTCCCCGGAGTCCTTAGCAAAAATGTACAAGCCACAGGCCCTGCTCGATAAAGCCAAAATCAACCAAGG GTGGCTGGATTCATCCCGATCTCTTATGGAGCAGGAGGTGAAGGAAAACGAAGCTTTGCTGCTCCGGTTCAAGTACTACAGCTTTTTTGACCTGAATCCAAAG tacGACGCCATCAGGATCAACCAGCTGTACGAGCAGTCCAAGTGGGCCATTCTGCTGGAGGAGATCGAGTGCACGGAGGAAGAAATGATGATGTTTGCAGCCCTGCAG TACCACATCAACAAGTTGTCCATCATGTCCTCGGAAAACCACCTGAACAACAGTGACAAGGACGTGGACGAGGTGGATGCTGCCCTCTCAGATCTGGAAATCACTTTGGAGGGTGGCAAAACGTCGACCATCCTG GGTGACATCACTTCCATCCCGGAGCTCGCCGACTACATTAAAGTCTTCAA GCCCAAGAAGCTGACGTTGAAAGGCTACAAGCCCTACTGGTGCACCTTCAAAGATACCTCTATCTCCTGCtataaaagcaaagaggaaTCCAACGGGACTCCTGCACACCAGATGAACCTGAGAG GATGTGAAGTTACCCCTGATGTGAACATCTCTGGTCAGAAGTTTAACATCAAGCTTCTGATTCCAGTGGCAGAGGGAATGAATGAGATCTGGCTTCGCTGCGATAAC GAGACACAGTACGCCAGCTGGATGGCCGCCTGCCGCCTGGCCTCCAAGGGCAAGACCATGGCTGACAGCTCCTACGGCATGGAGGTGCAGAACATCCTCTCCTTCctaaaaatgcagcatttgaaCCCAGACCCACAGCTGATCCCGGAACAAATCACCACCGACATTAACCCCGAGTGTCTGGTTTCTCCTCGTTAcctgaaaaaatacaagaacaaGCAG CCAGGCTATGTAAGAGACTTG ATCACGGCGCGCATCCTGGAGGCCCATCAGAACGTGGCCCAGATGAGTCTGATCGAGGCCAAGATGCGGTTCATCCAGGCCTGGCAGTCGCTGCCCGAGTTCGGCATCACGCACTTCATCGCAAG GTTCCAGGGGGGCAAGAAGGAGGAGCTGATCGGCATCGCCTACAACCGGCTGATCCGGATGGACGCGAGCACGGGCGACGCCGTCAAGACCTGGAGGTTCAGCAACATGAAGCAATGGAACGTGAACTGGGAGATCAAAATG GTGACCGTGGAGTTCGCGGACGATGTCCGGGTGTCCTTCATCTGCACGGAGGTGGATTGCAAGGTGGTTCACGAGTTCATTGGTGGCTACATCTTCCTGTCGACGCGGGCGAAAGACCAGAACGAGAGTTTAGACGAGGAGATGTTCTACAAACTGACCAGCGGGTGGGTGTGA
- the FERMT2 gene encoding fermitin family homolog 2 isoform X2: MALDGIRMPDGCYADGTWELSVHVTDLSRDVTLRVTGEIHIGGVMLRLVEKLDVKKDWSDHALWWEKKKTWLLKTHWTLDKYGIQADAKLQFTPQHKLLRLQLPNMKYVKVKVNFSDRVFKAVSDICKTFNIRHPEELSLLRKPRDPSKKKKKKLDDQCEDDAFELEGPLITPGSGTDILYIGPVKGNIYSSPGLYSKTMTPTYDAHDGSPLSPTSAWFGDSALSEGNPGILAVSQPVTSPESLAKMYKPQALLDKAKINQGWLDSSRSLMEQEVKENEALLLRFKYYSFFDLNPKYDAIRINQLYEQSKWAILLEEIECTEEEMMMFAALQYHINKLSIMSSENHLNNSDKDVDEVDAALSDLEITLEGGKTSTILGDITSIPELADYIKVFKPKKLTLKGYKPYWCTFKDTSISCYKSKEESNGTPAHQMNLRGCEVTPDVNISGQKFNIKLLIPVAEGMNEIWLRCDNETQYASWMAACRLASKGKTMADSSYGMEVQNILSFLKMQHLNPDPQLIPEQITTDINPECLVSPRYLKKYKNKQITARILEAHQNVAQMSLIEAKMRFIQAWQSLPEFGITHFIARFQGGKKEELIGIAYNRLIRMDASTGDAVKTWRFSNMKQWNVNWEIKMVTVEFADDVRVSFICTEVDCKVVHEFIGGYIFLSTRAKDQNESLDEEMFYKLTSGWV; encoded by the exons ATGTCAAGAAGGACTGGTCGGATCACGCGCTGTggtgggaaaagaagaaaacttggCTCCTTAAAACGCACTGGACGTTGGACAAATACGGGATACAGGCTGATGCCAAGCTCCAGTTCACACCTCAGCACAAGCTGCTTCGCCTCCAGCTGCCCAACATGAAGTATGTCAAGGTGAAGGTCAACTTCTCGGACAGGGTCTTCAAGGCTGTTTCTGACATCTGCAAAACGTTCA ACATCAGGCACCCAGAAGAGCTCTCCCTTTTGAGGAAACCCAGAGATccctccaagaaaaaaaagaagaagttGGATGATCAATGTGAAGATGATGCCTTCGAGCTGGAGGGGCCGCTGATCACTCCGGGGTCTG GCACCGATATTCTTTACATCGGCCCCGTCAAAG GAAACATTTATTCCAGCCCAGGACTCTACAGCAAAACGATGACCCCCACCTATGACGCTCACGATGGCAGTCCCTTGTCACCCACCTCAGCCTGGTTTGGGGACAGTGCCCTGTCGGAGGGTAACCCAGGCATCCTGGCAGTCAGCCAGCCCGTCACCTCCCCGGAGTCCTTAGCAAAAATGTACAAGCCACAGGCCCTGCTCGATAAAGCCAAAATCAACCAAGG GTGGCTGGATTCATCCCGATCTCTTATGGAGCAGGAGGTGAAGGAAAACGAAGCTTTGCTGCTCCGGTTCAAGTACTACAGCTTTTTTGACCTGAATCCAAAG tacGACGCCATCAGGATCAACCAGCTGTACGAGCAGTCCAAGTGGGCCATTCTGCTGGAGGAGATCGAGTGCACGGAGGAAGAAATGATGATGTTTGCAGCCCTGCAG TACCACATCAACAAGTTGTCCATCATGTCCTCGGAAAACCACCTGAACAACAGTGACAAGGACGTGGACGAGGTGGATGCTGCCCTCTCAGATCTGGAAATCACTTTGGAGGGTGGCAAAACGTCGACCATCCTG GGTGACATCACTTCCATCCCGGAGCTCGCCGACTACATTAAAGTCTTCAA GCCCAAGAAGCTGACGTTGAAAGGCTACAAGCCCTACTGGTGCACCTTCAAAGATACCTCTATCTCCTGCtataaaagcaaagaggaaTCCAACGGGACTCCTGCACACCAGATGAACCTGAGAG GATGTGAAGTTACCCCTGATGTGAACATCTCTGGTCAGAAGTTTAACATCAAGCTTCTGATTCCAGTGGCAGAGGGAATGAATGAGATCTGGCTTCGCTGCGATAAC GAGACACAGTACGCCAGCTGGATGGCCGCCTGCCGCCTGGCCTCCAAGGGCAAGACCATGGCTGACAGCTCCTACGGCATGGAGGTGCAGAACATCCTCTCCTTCctaaaaatgcagcatttgaaCCCAGACCCACAGCTGATCCCGGAACAAATCACCACCGACATTAACCCCGAGTGTCTGGTTTCTCCTCGTTAcctgaaaaaatacaagaacaaGCAG ATCACGGCGCGCATCCTGGAGGCCCATCAGAACGTGGCCCAGATGAGTCTGATCGAGGCCAAGATGCGGTTCATCCAGGCCTGGCAGTCGCTGCCCGAGTTCGGCATCACGCACTTCATCGCAAG GTTCCAGGGGGGCAAGAAGGAGGAGCTGATCGGCATCGCCTACAACCGGCTGATCCGGATGGACGCGAGCACGGGCGACGCCGTCAAGACCTGGAGGTTCAGCAACATGAAGCAATGGAACGTGAACTGGGAGATCAAAATG GTGACCGTGGAGTTCGCGGACGATGTCCGGGTGTCCTTCATCTGCACGGAGGTGGATTGCAAGGTGGTTCACGAGTTCATTGGTGGCTACATCTTCCTGTCGACGCGGGCGAAAGACCAGAACGAGAGTTTAGACGAGGAGATGTTCTACAAACTGACCAGCGGGTGGGTGTGA